In the genome of Hippoglossus hippoglossus isolate fHipHip1 chromosome 4, fHipHip1.pri, whole genome shotgun sequence, one region contains:
- the dock7 gene encoding dedicator of cytokinesis protein 7 isoform X3 gives MAERRAFAQKISRTVAAEVRKQIAGQYGGSPQLFKNLNVGTTTSNTVPLTEAVEPVDFEEYLITHPPIVESGPLRDLIEFPPDDIEVIYTPRECRTVVQAVPEEGDTDVHVRDCVRSYTEDWAIVNRKYHKLGTGFNPNTLDKQKERQKGLPKQVFEADEMPDSSSYQDDQDDLKRRSMSIDDTPRGSWACSIFDLKNSLPDALLPHLLDRAPNDEIDRHNEELRKANRHRELFALHPALDEEEPIERHCVPEVPKEHFGQRLLVKCLSLKFEIEIEPIFASLALYDVKEKKKISENFFFDLNSEQTKGLLRPHIQTAAISTLARSAIFSITYPSQDVFLVIKLEKVLQQGDIGECAEPYMVFKESDAAKNKEKLEKLRGQSEQFCQRLGRYRMPFAWTAIHLMNIVNSAGSLERDTELEMSLSERKGSWSERRNSSIMGRRSLERTTSGDESCSLTGFRPATLTITNFFKQEGDRLSDEDLYKFLADMRRPSSVLRRLRPITAQLKLDISPAPENPHYCLTPDLHQVKPYPDSRVRPTREILEFPARDVYVPNTTYRNLLYVNPQSLNFANRQGSARNITVKVQFMNGEDPNNAMPVIFGKSSCADFAKEAYTAVVYHNRSPDFHDEIKIKLPASLSDHHHILFTFYHVSCQQKQNTPLETPVGYTWIPMLQSGRLRTGHFCLPVSLEKPPQSYSVLSPDVPLPGMKWVDNHRGVFNVEVVSVSGLHTQDQYLDKFFALVHALDEHMFPVRIGDMRIMENNLEAELKSSIAALNSSQLEPVVRFLHLLLDKLVLLVVRPPVIAGQIVNLGQASFEVMASIVNRLHKYLDSSQDMHGRNSLLSSYIHYVFRLPSTDPNAPSPDTNSSSTGPGGLGGSVHYATMARSAVRPASLNLNRSRSLSNSNPDISGTPTSPDDEVRSIIGSKGLDRSNSWVTTMGCKSAPWGSSPGSAPETMQAMERCGNRMSSHTESTSFLQTLTGRLPTKKLFHEELALQWVVSSGSVREGALQQAWFFFELMVKSIIHHLYFTERLESPRKNRFPERFMDDITALVSTIAGDVVSRFQKDLELVERLNTSLAFFLNDLLSVMDRGFVFTLIRAYWKQVSTKLYTLQNPNLESLRLDFLRIVCSHEHYVTLNLPCSLLTPPASPSPSVSSATSQSSGFSTHVQDQKIANMFELSVPFREQHYLAGLVLSELSVILDPENEGMFGLHKKVVSVVHNLLSSHDSDPRYADPEVKARVAMLYLPLIGIIMETLPQLHDFTESHNQWGRPGCPQGAAAGSTGEEAEGEGNSIISQTVAMAIAGTSTPSPISRPSSFLLNSQASRQHGTFSAESSRSLLICLLWVLKNADEMVLQKWFTDLSVSQLNRLLDLLYLCVSCFEYKAHVVFTMQGKKAFERMNSLTFKKSKDMKAKLEEAILGSIGARQEMVRRSRGQLERSPSGSAFGSQENLRWRKDMTHWRQNSERMDKTRAELEHEALIDGNLATEANIIILDTLEIVVQTVSVTESKESILGGVLKVLLHSMACNQSALYLQHCFATQRALVSKFPELLFEEETEQCADLCLRLLRSCSSSISTIRAHASASLYLLMRQNFEIGNNFARVKMQVTMSLSSLVGTSQNFNEEFLRRSLKTILTYAEEDLELRETTFPDQVQDLVFNLHMILSDTVKMKEHQEDPEMLIDLMYRIAKGYQTSPDLRLTWLQNMAGKHSERNNHAEAAQCLVHSAALVAEYLSMLEDRKYLPVGCVTFQNISSNVLEESAVSDDVVSPDEEGICSGKYFTEIGLVGLLEQAAASFSMAGMYEAVNEVYKVLIPVHEANRDAKKLSTIHGKLQEAFGKIVHQSTGWERMFGTYFRVGIYGSKFGDLDEQEFVYKEPAITKLAEISHRLEGFYGERFGEEQVEVIKDSNPVDKCKLDPNKAFIQITYVEPYFDTYEMKDRITYFDKNYNLRRFVYCTPFTLDGRAHGDLHEQYKRKTILTTSHAFPYIKTRINIIHKEEVISTPIEVAIEDMQKKTQELAFATHQDPSDAKMLQMVLQGSVGTTVNQGPLEVAQVFLSEIPSDPKLYRHHNKLRLCFKDFTKRCEDALRKNKSLIGPDQKEYQRELERNYHRLKEALQPLINRKIPQLYKPVLQVNSHRDSFSRMSLRRLDI, from the exons GGACACTGATGTTCACGTCAGAGACTGTGTCAGATCCTACACAGAAGACTGGGCCATCGTCAACAGAAA ATATCACAAACTCGGTACGGGTTTCAACCCCAACACTCTGGACAAGCAGAAGGAGCGTCAGAAAGGCCTGCCCAAGCAAGTGTTCGAGGCTGATGAGATGccagacagcagcagctacCAGGACGACCAG GATGACTTGAAGCGGCGGTCGATGTCGATAGACGACACACCGCGCGGCAGCTGGGCCTGCAGCATCTTCGACTTGAAGAACTCCCTCCCCGATGCCCTCCTTCCTCACCTGCTCGACCGCGCTCCCAACGACGAGATCGACAGGCACAACGAAGAGCTTCGCAAAGCCAACCGCCACCGCGAACTCTTCGCTCTGCACCCGGCCCTCGATGAG GAAGAGCCCATTGAGCGCCACTGTGTGCCTGAAGTACCCAAAGAACACTTTGGCCAGAGGCTACTCGTCAAGTGCTTGTCCTTGAA GTTCGAGATCGAAATTGAACCCATATTTGCTAGTTTGGCCTTATACGATgtcaaggaaaagaaaaag ATATCGGAGAACTTTTTCTTTGACCTGAACTCCGAGCAGACGAAGGGGCTGCTGCGTCCACACATTCAGACAGCGGCCATCTCTACACTGGCTCGCTCGGCCATATTTTCCATTACCTATCCCTCCCAGGATGTCTTCCTCGTCATCAAG CTGGAAAAAGTTCTCCAGCAAGGTGATATCGGAGAGTGTGCCGAGCCCTACATGGTCTTCAAAGAGTCAGACGCTGCCAAG AATaaagagaagctggagaagctTCGCGGCCAGTCGGAGCAGTTCTGCCAACGGCTCGGTCGCTACCGAATGCCCTTCGCTTGGACCGCCATCCACCTGATGAACATTGTTAACAGTGCCGGCAGTTTGGAGAGAGACACGGAGCTGGAGATGAGCCTCTCAG agagaaaaggctCATGGTCAGAGCGAAGAAACTCGAGCATCATGGGAAGACGCTCCCTGGAGAGGACCACCAGTGGAGATGAGTCATGCAGTCTGACGGGCTTTAGACCTGCAACACTCACCATCACCAACTTCTTCAAACAG gagggAGACAGACTGAGCGATGAAGACTTGTACAAGTTTCTAGCAGATATGAGAAGACCCTCTTCGGTTCTGAGGAGACTCAGACCCATCACAG CCCAGTTGAAGTTGGACATTTCCCCAGCTCCAGAGAACCCCCACTATTGCTTGACCCCTGACCTCCATCAAGTTAAACCTTACCCGGACAGTAGGGTACGTCCCACCAGGGAGATCCTGGAGTTCCCTGCAAGGGATGTCTACGTGCCAAACACCACATACAG gaatCTGCTTTATGTGAACCCTCAAAGTCTTAACTTCGCCAACCGCCAAGGCTCCGCCcgcaacatcacagtgaaagtGCAATTCATGAATGGAGAGGATCCTAACAATGCAATGCCG GTGATATTTGGGAAGTCCAGTTGTGCAGATTTCGCGAAAGAGGCCTACACTGCTGTGGTGTACCATAACAG ATCACCTGACTTCCACGATGAGATCAAGATCAAGTTGCCAGCCTCCCTGTCGGACCACCACCACATTCTCTTCACCTTTTACCACGTCAGCTGCCAGCAGAAGCAGAACACACCTCTGGAGACCCCTGTGGGATACACG TGGATCCCCATGTTGCAGAGCGGGCGTCTGCGGACGGGACACTTCtgtcttcctgtgtctctgGAGAAACCACCACAATCCTACTCTGTTCTCTCCCCAGAT GTTCCTCTCCCGGGGATGAAGTGGGTGGATAACCATCGAGGAGTATTCAATGTGGAAGTGGTGTCTGTTTCAGGCTTACACACACAG GACCAGTACCTGGATAAGTTCTTTGCCTTGGTTCACGCCCTGGATGAGCACATGTTCCCAGTCAGAATAGGAGACATGCGCATCATGGAGAACAACCTGGAGGCCGAGCTCAAGTCCAGCATTGCGGCTCTAAACTCTTCCCAGCTGGAGCCGGTGGTTCGATTCCTTCACCTCCTACTGGACAAGTTGGTTTTGCTCGTAGTGCGGCCGCCGGTCATCGCTGGACAGATAG TGAATCTGGGCCAGGCATCCTTCGAGGTCATGGCATCCATAGTGAACCGGCTTCATAAGTACCTGGACAGCAGCCAGGACATGCATGGCCGCAACAGCCTGCTGTCCTCTTACATCCACTATGTCTTCCGCTTGCCGAGCACCGACCCCAACGCGCCATCGCCAG ACACCAACTCATCCTCAACAG GCCCGGGAGGGTTGGGAGGTTCGGTTCACTACGCCACCATGGCCCGCTCGGCTGTTCGACCCGCCAGCCTCAACCTCAACCGCTCCCGCAGCCTTAGCAACAGCAACCCTGACATTTCCGGGACGCCCACCTCTCCTGACGACGAGGTCCGCTCCATCATTGGCAGCAAG GGCTTAGACCGCTCCAACTCGTGGGTGACCACCATGGGCTGTAAGAGTGCCCCCTGGGGATCCAGCCCTGGGTCCGCTCCAGAAACCATGCAG GCCATGGAGCGCTGTGGCAATCGCATGTCTTCGCACACTGAGAGCACCAGTTTCTTGCAAACTTTAACAGGACGGTTGCCCACAAAAAAG CTCTTCCACGAGGAGCTGGCGCTCCAGTGGGTGGTGAGCAGCGGGAGCGTCCGGGAGGGCGCTCTACAGCAGGCCTGGTTCTTCTTTGAACTCATG GTGAAGAGCATCATCCACCACCTTTACTTCACCGAGCGCCTCGAGTCGCCCAGGAAGAACCGCTTTCCAGAACGCTTtatggatgacatcacagcccTGGTCAGCACCATCGCCGGGGACGTTGTTTCTCGCTTCCAGAAG GACCTGGAGCTCGTGGAGAGACTAAACACGAGTCTGGCTTTCTTTCTCAATGACTTGCTGTCAGTGATGGACCGAGGCTTCGTCTTCACCCTCATCAGGGCATACTGGAAACAG GTGTCCACAAAGCTTTACACTCTGCAGAACCCCAACCTGGAGTCTTTGAGGCTGGATTTCTTGAGAATCGTCTGCAGCCATGAACACTATGTCACCCTCAATCTGCCTTGCAGCCTGCTGACACCGCCGGCCTCCCCTTCCCCCTCCGTGTCCTCAGCAACGTCACAG AGCTCTGGGTTCTCCACACATGTCCAGGACCAGAAGATAGCCAACATGTTTGAGCTGTCCGTCCCCTTCAGAGAGCAACACTATCTGGCTGGACTGGTGCTCTCTGAGCTGTCGGTGATACTGGACCCAGAGAATGAGGG gaTGTTTGGTCTACATAAGAAAGTCGTGAGTGTCGTCCATAACCTCCTGTCCAGCCACGACTCTGACCCCCGCTATGCAGATCCAGAGGTCAAGGCCCGGGTCGCCATGCTCTACCTGCCTCTGATCGGTATCATCATGGAAACGCTACCACAGCTCCACGACTTCACAG AGTCCCATAACCAGTGGGGTCGGCCAGGTTGTCCCCAGGGGGCAGCGGCGGGCAGCACTGGAGAGGAGGCCGAGGGAGAGGGCAACAGTATAATCAGCCAaactgttgccatggcgatAGCAGGCACTTCCACCCCATCACCAATTTCCCGACCAAGCAGCTTCTTGCTCAACTCGCAG GCGAGTCGTCAGCACGGAACCTTCTCGGCCGAATCAAGTCGCAGTCTGCTCATCTGTCTGCTGTGGGTGCTGAAGAACGCCGACGAGATGGTGTTGCAGAAGTGGTTCACAGACCTGTCGGTGTCTCAGCTCAACCGCCTGCTGGACCTTCTCTACCTCTGTGTCTCCTGCTTCGAATACAAG GCCCATGTTGTGTTCACCATGCAGGGGAAGAAGGCGTTCGAGCGAATGAACAGCCTGACCTTTAAAAAGTCCAAAGACATGAAGGCCAAGCTGGAAGAGGCCATACTGGGCAGCATCGGGGCCAGACAGGAGATGGTGCGGCGCAGCCGGGGACAGCTTG AGCGGAGTCCATCTGGCAGTGCGTTTGGAAGTCAGGAGAACCTTCGATGGAGGAAGGACATGACCCACTGGAGACAAAACAGCGAGAGGATGGACAA GACCAGGGCAGAGTTGGAGCACGAAGCACTTATTGATGGAAACCTTGCAACAGAGGCCAACATAATTATTCTTGACACATTGGAGATCGTTGTGCAG ACGGTATCAGTGACTGAGTCCAAGGAGAGCATCTTGGGTGGGGTGCTGAAGGTGCTGCTGCACAGCATGGCCTGCAACCAGAGCGCCCTCTACCTCCAGCACTGTTTTGCCACACAGAGGGCGCTGGTGTCTAAG TTTCCTGAGCTGCTGTTCgaggaggagacggagcagTGCGCTGACCTGTGCCTGAGACtcctgaggagctgcagcagcagcatcagcaccatcAGGGCCCACGCCAGCgcctctctctacctcctcatGAGGCAAAACTTTGAAATAGGCAAC AATTTTGCGAGAGTAAAGATGCAGGTGACCATGTCTCTTTCCTCGCTCGTGGGAACCTCTCAGAATTTCAATGAGGAGTTCCTGCGTCGCTCTCTAAAGACCATCCTCACATACGCAGAGGAGGACCTGGAGCTGAGGGAGACCACGTTCCCAGACCAG GTCCAGGACCTTGTGTTTAACCTGCACATGATCCTCTCTGACACAGTGAAGATGAAGGAGCACCAGGAAGATCCTGAGATGCTGATAGATCTCATGTACAG GATTGCGAAGGGTTACCAGACCTCTCCAGACTTGAGACTGACATGGCTCCAGAACATGGCTGGAAAACACTCCGAGAGGAATAACCACGCCGAGGCTGCCCAGTGTCTTGTGCACAGCGCTGCTCTGGTTGCAGAATACCTGAGCATGCTGGAGGACCGCAAGTATCTGCCTGTGGGCTGCGTCACCTTCCAG AACATTTCCTCCAACGTGCTGGAGGAATCTGCAGTCTCTGATGACGTGGTGTCACCGGATGAAGAGGGCATTTGCTCAGGAAAGTACTTCACTGAGATCGGTCTGGTAGGACTCCTGGAGCAGGCTGCCGCCTCCTTCTCCATG GCTGGCATGTACGAGGCAGTAAACGAAGTATACAAGGTACTGATCCCCGTCCACGAAGCCAACAGGGATGCAAAAAAGCTGTCGACCATTCATGGTAAACTACAGGAAGCCTTTGGGAAAATAGTTCaccag AGTACTGGCTGGGAG AGGATGTTTGGTACGTACTTCAGAGTCGGAATTTACGGTTCAAAATTCGGCGACTTGGACGAGCAGGAGTTTGTGTACAAAGAGCCGGCCATCACGAAGCTGGCCGAGATCTCTCACAGGCTCGAG GGTTTCTATGGGGAGCGATTTGGAGAGGAGCAGGTAGAAGTCATTAAAGACTCCAACCCGGTGGACAAGTGCAAGCTGGATCCAAACAAG GCCTTTATCCAGATCACATATGTGGAGCCGTACTTCGACACGTACGAGATGAAGGACCGCATCACCTACTTTGACAAGAACTACAACCTGCGGCGTTTTGTGTACTGCACGCCTTTCACCCTGGACGGGCGGGCGCACGGCGATCTGCACGAACAGTACAAACGCAAGACCATCCTCACCACCTCCCACGCCTTCCCTTACATCAAGACACGGATCAACATCATCCACAAAGAGGAG GTTATCTCCACACCCATCGAGGTGGCGATAGAGGACATGCAGAAGAAGACTCAGGAGTTGGCCTTCGCCACCCACCAGGACCCTTCTGATGCCAAGATGCTGCAGATGGTCCTGCAGGGATCCGTTGGTACAACGGTCAACCAG GGTCCTTTGGAGGTGGCCCAGGTTTTCCTGTCAGAAATCCCCAGTGACCCCAAACTGTACAGACACCACAATAAGCTTCGGCTCTGCTTCAAAGACTTCACCAAGAG GTGTGAAGATGCCCTGCGTAAAAACAAGAGCCTGATTGGTCCGGACCAGAAGGAGTACcagagggagctggagaggaaCTACCACCGGCTGAAGGAGGCGCTGCAGCCGCTCATCAACAGAAAGATCCCTCAGCTTTATAAACCTGTACTGCAGGTCAACTCGCACAG AGATTCCTTCAGCAGAATGAGTCTTCGTAGGCTTGACATCTGA